The Vespa velutina chromosome 2, iVesVel2.1, whole genome shotgun sequence sequence TGCCAAAGTTCATAATTTATCACGCAATACTTTGTTATGCTTTCAGCAATATTTCTAACTTggctatgtacatatattatctttaacgaTCTATCATAttgttattcaattatttcattataaaatatgtatatttaatatatctttttttcagtAGACATGAACCATACCATATAGGAAactgattaatttaatttaaggaaaataaatttataaaaaaagaaaaatataaatttataaattacggAAGGATACGTCCAAAATAATACGTATGTCTAATATAGAATTCAAGTAAGCAATggtgaaaaaaattctattaaggaaaacatgaattataaatacatatatatatagcacaAATAGTAAAGGATACAAAAAGTCCTCCAAAAAATCCACTGGTTAAAAGGTTTCTTCTActaataaagtattttttccATTGTCCTCCAGCTTTTAAAAGTAACATCGCCTGTAGGacaatatcatatttattggATAAGGATAGCAAACTCAGTATTTACAAAATACACAATCcaacttatattatatattacccATAATCCAAAAACTGCAAAGATATAAAAACCAAAACCATATAGTCCAGTTAAACCTAATAATCCAGCTGTACCTCCTGATAACGCTGCCATAGATATTCTACAATATTCAACAACAGCAGCATTGTTCATAACAGCTGTCTCACTGTACGCAATAAtttctgtaaaaaatataatttatatataacttattcaatgaatgtatttatatttcacagtttaaaaaaatttgtaaacaaTGCTATGTCAGGATATTAAAGTCTCATAGAGAACATAACCTCTACATTGTCTTTCACGTCAAAAGATAAAGACTTATTacattaagaataattatatgaatacctaacctcctttttcttgttttgtctTAATCTTTCCCAACATGTCAACGTAGAGAACTTTCTAATAAATCGcgtaaaaagagataataaataaacaaaatatttcgatatattgcTCTTCTAAATGTTACAAAGATTGCTTCAGGTTGATCTCATAATAAAACAAGTTACAGTAGTTACAGTAAGAGCGCGCAATATGTCTGTTTTCTTATTGGATAATTCTAGAATtgcaaaataaattgatacacaatctatataaaataaatatgtttcaatatttctaCAAACTTCAATGATTTAGTTAAAAATAcacgatatattaataaatgtattaatactTCGAGAATAGAggaaataatcataatttaattaaatgtcgAATGtgcaatattaaaaagattaattaaatctcGCTTATTTAAGAATTCAATTCTGACTGGAACTCATCtaaatacgatttttatttatttcagatattagatcatttattttcttggcttgaatcaaaatatatttcaattagatctttcaaattttacttttcgtcAGAGAAGAGATACGATTACTTAAGACGACagtacaaaattataaaaggtAAAAGGTAAGAAATtaagattttcaaaaaaaaaaaaaattcgaaaagtttgttaaaagatagataaataaaatttggaaATTTTAATCTAATGAATGGCATTCAGAGTCAGGCAAATAGAAGgacgaaaaagaatttttagatGATGGCGCCGAAGAGAACGTTTTCATCTTTAGCAAGTCTTtttcgagagaagaagagattgGTCGTTGTGATTCGATGCGAGGGGGCTAAAGCGGGGTGGCTTGGCTCGAAGACGAAAATAGCTAAAGAGACCCGCtctcaactctctctctctctctctctctctctctctctctctctctctctctcattctttctctttctctctttctggcaTTTGTGTTCCACCAGAGTTCTTCGAGCTtcgacgttttctttttttctcggcGGCTCGTCCATCgagagacaagaaaaaagaatcgaatcgTTCGGGTGCTCATCAGCCACGATCGATTTTAACGAACGACTTTACATTTCGAAAAAGATTGGGAATTCATCGAATGAGTtgagtttgaaaaatttttaaaagaagatcGCGGGAAAAATAGTGCTTGTCGGTACGTGTTACATCTTGGCGgtgaaatttttatgatttttaacgAACAAGGTGtctttatgatattaatagttttactttgattatttacgacttcgatgatattttttccttcgttgtGTAACTCATCGGATTTATATTCATCATAAGCTAATTCCTTTTGGTTAATAATCCTTattgcatgtatgtatatacgtatatgtggaTAAAAACGTACGATCTTATTTTCACAGcacgtttttcttatttaaacgaataatgtctaatataacaaataaatagattttttattagaataattaataaaaagtaatctattaattaatatcgttaacatAGTGATTTCGCTTAACGTCGTACGATATATACCATCATTTTtatgttgaaataaatttcgcgtagtaacaatattttatcgtaagaacaatttgaatgattttttaaatatcgaaggtgtaacataaattttgttaattgcCTCCAGCCGGGCAACGTATAAGCGTGCCAAAGACCTTTACCtcgaaaacgaatgaaaataactaTTCTTTCGTgagtgtattatatatatacatatgtatatatatatatatatatatatatatatatataaaatatatatataaacaggtAGATTCGAACGCGTTCGTTTTTCATCGACTCTTCGATATTTcatattcgaagaaaattgcGCGAATTTCAAATGGAATTGGATGCGATGGAAATTATTCTCTATCCTCTATTTCGTTTAGGAAATTGCGTTAACCTTAATCTTAATGAACAATGTAATTCTCGCgaattcgaaatataattGGAACCATCGtgtaaagagagagggaaaggggcagagagagagagagagagagagagagagagagagagagagagagagagagagagagacgtacacacatacacacacatacatagataaatatataactcaTTCGGTGATATATGGACATGACTATTTCTGTTTCGTTGCTGGAAATAGGTTCGAGAATGAGACTGACGCGTTATGTTCATTAACTTGCATCTATTTCCTCATCTATTTCCCTCATCTATTTCCTAGTCTTTAGGTTTGTGAATTTACATACCTATATAAGTTTTCGACcgatattaatttacattcgattaacaaagaaataaatcgtcACTGCATCTCgtgattttctttcgtacaatctaaaatataacaatttttgtgATCGGTAAATGATAGGAAGatcaatattatctatttgttTTACGACGTATAGAATGTAGCAAAGTTCTCACAATGATTCCTtattatttggaatattttacCGTTTGCGGATcactttttgaaaatatagataCAGAATATAAaccaaaggaaagagaagaaatagataagGGGTAAATCTGAAAACGTTACTTGTTTGTATTACGAGGTGGAGCCTCGGATAAACGTCGAGCATGCGGAATTTGTTTAGTGTGTTTGAACGCATGCGTAGGATTTCATCGGCGGTAGAGCATTTGGCCTTCCAGGATTGTGAACATCCAGTCGGTGATCGTCGTCGTTTCGATCGGTGTTGCTAACAAAAAGGTCGCCGTCCTCGGCCTTTTCTATCTTTGCTTGTTCTTGCACCCTCTCGTAGTCGTCATTGTCATCAACGTCATCGTCGTGTGATCATCATTTTTGTGTAGGTAATTATTACCgagtgaaaaggaaaagttctTCTGTCTGAAATTAAAGCTCGAGAAAGCTCgagaagtgaaagaaaaagaagaagaggaagagaaagaggaggaagaggaagagaaggagaaagaggaagaggaaaaagaagggaagatcATGCTTGAACGTGATAAACGTGCGTGTTTTTAATGTAACAACGTTAAAGGGCTACTTTGCCTTTGAACGAGTCGTAAGCACGAGCTTGCGAGCAGGAAGCTTGCGAGCACGAGCTTGCGTACGTCGAGGAAGAGACGAAGATCGTTCTCGTTGTTGTGTGACGATATCGTGAAAGCTGGGTCGTAGCCGGTATGGCTGACAGCGAAGGTGGCTCCGAACAGGACGACGTATCATTCCTTCGTACGGTGAGTGACCATTGACTATCTCTTTacacgataaaatataatttttgctCATTTCACACTTTCGTGTTTCTAAAAGTCGATTCTccattctccttttctttttttttcttttcaatcgacATAAACCATCTATAAATGTTGTAcagtaaacaaataatatttcaccgtattatttcaatcattgttttttttcttttcttttttcttcgattttctttttttttttaaatctaaaagAGATCTCTTATAGTTGCCAAGTGCGAACAATAtggattttatatttgatagtTATTTAAATGCGAGATAATATGATGGATTCTATTTTGATTAAAGAATCTTAACGTCGAGATCATGAGCTCACGATGGGGCGTTATCAATCACCATCGTTTTTCAATTTCGCTCGATCGTAAATCGAATTACAGTCTCGTGATGAAAGCGAGTTTCTCGATGAAAAGGTAGACTTATTGAATCATGGAAGCACTTAAAGCTCTCCATGCTGAACGACCTTGACCTCTTTCCCCTCGTAAACACCATGCGATCGTACGGTATTCGTCGGGCATATCGCCGACCTTGAGCTTTTCCAGCTACGAGCTCCTTGAACGTTCCGAAGGATACATATACGCATGTTTTTGCGCGTTGGTGTTACATGTTATTTGTGAACGTATGTCCTTTTTtgtctcacacacacatacacacatatacatatataacattttattataaaatacatagatatatagataatatataggaTGCTACTATTATgattgaatatacatatacataaaatggaagaaaaattttcgaatcaAACAAAAGATCTTTTAATATGGGAGACCTTTGGAattacactttttttctttctttttttttcttctttttcttcattatcgtaCACTTCGCGTTTCATCGCGTTTCTTCACAGAAGATTAGAAGATTTTGAAGTTTccatattacttatttattgttttttttctttagcacTTTTTCCTCAGCGTTTTCTACATTGTAATTTTCTGGCGAGCCTGACATACTTTCGTTTTTGTTCATGAGACATACAACACCATATCTTACCGGCCTCACGAGCTACATCCACCACTCGTTTACCCGGTGATTCAAAATACATCttcagataaaaaataataaagggaTTACGAGATAATCTCAACTTCCGCCTTCGTTTTTTCGATTTACATTGACAGTTTCTTTTCGACGATTTGCTCCGATGTCTGCCACTTTCAACCACTTCTtcgttattagaaatattaggTATTTCCTTTTGTAAATCATTTTGATTGTCCTGCCTGTCAAGAAGCGTCGCGTTAttccttttctgttttctctcttatttttttttttctttttttttatggaggtcaaggaaaatagaaacgatTTATCTTTGCAAAACTACAGAGACTTTTGCATGCGtcgtaaagaaggaaaatcatttttccttCGCGTATTACGAATGATATGCAGTTTGGATAATTATTGACGTAGCACGCATGCTTACATATCCCGACGTTAGAGGCGATGAATTATTTACGATACTTTTTAACCGCGATATAAACAagggtaggtagatagatatacatagTTCACCGTAACGCTCGAAAGAATTTATCTTTGTCGAgtcaaaaaattttcatggTACGTTAATCCGCAAAAAAACGATggttatttcaatttaatcgtATAGTTACtcggctttttcttttttatttttataaagtgaAACGATAGCTTTGCTGTTCATTGTTGAGCTGTCTAATCAAATAGTCGCTTAGAAAATCTCGTCGCATAACGATCTCGTCTAAATATTAAACTTAGTTAGTATTCCAAACGTAAAGGTCCTAGGTCGTCATGAAACAACTTGTGTGCGACatgcatattatatttatgtatatgtatatatatacacacacacgtatatatatatatatatatgtttgcgtgtatatatatatatatatatatatatatatacacatatgtattttatatcaacTTTTCTTACTTAATAAGAGGAGATAGGAAAGTCTCTCTCACCTGTCTTTATCACCTGGGTAAAGATTTTccatattttccatttttatgttatttatgttatatgtaCTTAATAATTTGATGTAATACCAAAAGTTTGAGATGTCCTTTGATGGAAAACATCTGAAGTTTCATAcgaataattttgttcgattatttgatcgaaatcagtcgataattaaatcgatcttttttaattgacaAAGAGAATGGagagatgaggaggaggagaaggagagaggaaaaaacgtgcaaatattgaatttaaatcaTCGTTAATAGAACCGTTGAGTGAGAAGATAGAATTTAGCCAATTATACCAATAACTCTTTCACGTTCGAATAAAGCTTTGAAGTacatacacgtgtatatatatatatatatatatatatatatatatatatatatatatatacatatatatacgttgttTAAATTATACTCGACTGAAATGCGTCGAAAGATTTCCATTTACGTTAAATATCGACTGGAATTCTATAAAAGAATGTCACGTGAGAAGAATCCTTTCGCTTCCATATCGGAACTATAAAAAATTGCATTCTACGATAAATAACTTTAGTTTCGAGTGAAGCCTAATCAAGTGAAAAACAGAATCGTGCCGGCGCGCACATTCTCTTGTTCCTATCTTGTAATATGACTATTAATTAAGTCAACAGATGTTGGCATAGAGCGTATATGTAGAATGTAACTAAAATTACTTTGGTACAAGTCAATCGCAACATTGTTGCCCAATCAAACTATCTTTCGTTATGAATAGatcaaaaagatatttcagagaaaatatttttttattactaaaattatctttaaatgGAATTTGTaaggattatttttaaattgaaattagttcgcattaattcatttctttttttcaaataaaagcgATGAAACGTTATTGTGAGAATTCAACTTGTTGcttataataaagatgaaatattttcgttatattttcgcgtaataaaataagaatacgataacgatgatatttaACGATGATGAAAATGTGCAGTGGATATCCATTTTGTTAAAGGAAAGTACACCCTTGACCTATAGTACAATAGTGGTGCTTCGATCGTCGCTTGTACAAGCAGAGGACGGAAGTGTCTACCATGCTTGATTCCTCATTCTCCCTTTCCTTCCCAGACCacatattataatgttatcaattcgtatatgtacatacataaatatatatgtatatgtacatacatacatatatatatgtatatttatatttatatatatgtaattaaatgttAACGTGTAACATTTTTCGCAAGCTTGGAAATCTGATGAGTAAAATGTAATATGTTAACGCGTTCGATGGACTGCattatttccatttataaACCCTTGAGCTCTTACATATTTATCATGTCACATAAAGATGGggttatatgttattatataaatatatacacgtttcCGAATAGATGtacaaatagaaatgaattatagaatacaaaatatatagaaataagtatgtatatatatatatatatatatatatatatatatatatataatctacatTTATCAAAAAAGTTGATTTTAAGATTTAAggaaatgtagaaaaaaattatttaggaAAATCAATcgttaaagaatattaaaataatggaCCAATAAAAGTCAATTATTTTGATGTTTCGATAAGATCTACGGTCATGATAGATTTGTAACAACATCTATTAATTTCTGAAAATCCATGAGTCATCTTTGTCACGTATctatgcatatgtatacagATATTTCGTAGATTactattacgatattattacgaCTTAAGAGGCGGAGCTTATTTTTTCCGGCGGATAACGATCAAAAGCTCAGGGAAGAAGGTATTTTCTTAAGCTCTTGCGCAGGCGGCCGCTCTTGCATTCTTAAGGCCGGCCAAATTGGTTCTGGCACGACAATGTTATTTGGCCAACATTATATTTCACTATTTCGTAAAGGCCTAAATTATAATTTGcgttttgaaataaaaaagaaaaaaggacgcACTATCTGTAAcgcatcttttttcttacttctaaATAACGCAAAGTATCTTTCTGTATTTACATTTGCAATGTATGGTTATTAATGCATAAGAATttcgtcgataaaaattatatttaaaaactatGAGCTTTGGTACGAgcaaaattacattaatatttacgatttattatttcgtttcatttttaatacatttctttcgatttgtttcaatatattgaaaatataaagcattataatattcatgtaattattattaattaacgaaattaattattatttattgttataaataattatattaaatttacaggAGGATATGGTATGTCTGTCCTGTACAGCAACAGGCGAGAGGGTTTGTCTAGCAGCCGAAGGTTTTGGCAATCGACACTGTTTCCTCGAAAATATCGCAGACAAGGTAGCGACACATTTACCATTGCGAACGACTTCATAGATActatcgaaaattttcatagTAATCGTcgccttcttattttttttcttttccaatttcAGAATATTCCTCCAGATCTATCGCAATGTGTGTTTGTGATAGAACAAGCTCTCTCGGTGAGAGCCTTACAGGAATTAGTTACGGCTGCTGGCTCTGAGACGGTAAcgtttatagttttttttttattcttcgtatTTAACAAACAATTTGATCGTTGATTTTACTTTAGGAATTTAGAGTTATTAAACTCGCGAGAAAGTTCATTTCACAGATGGACAATTAAAATTGCCAAACATTCTCcaatgttttaatataatttatattcacacaattttaatgaaatatttttcacaaatttataatttacaaaggAGTCGGCCATAAAATGTGCTACCCTGTGTTGTTTCGTGTTCAGTTGTAAGAAATGTGATcgaccaattttttttttaatttcctacAAGTACCTATGAAAAGAGATTACTTATGATTAGAATTTAGTTGAAAATTCGAGTTGTTCTAatttttgcaaataaaataGTTTTCGAATCGTGTTGTCGGTATAGCTTAATGCATCCGCACGCAGATCCCTGTCCAGTAATTGTGGCATGTGTCCAATGTCCGTATGAACGCATAATGATGCATAGTATTGTTATcgctatttttttcccttcgtcagttttttctcattttaaaaCGAACGCCACCCGAAACATTACTAAAagtcattatcatcgtcgaaggataattatcataatatataaatacaaatttttggtctctttctttttattttttataaatatggaaaaaatCTTTACAAGAACATTTATcactctttgtctttctttctttccagcAGCAAGAGAATTTAGTAAGTATAATTACATATCGGTCTAGGGCTTCATATGAGATTCGTATTTGAATGATATCGTCGCTTTGCGTTATGTGCTGATcacaaaattaatagaaagcAAATAGCAATTACATTGAAACTTTGTCATTAACGTCAACAACGTAACGTACTTGCACGACGCatattattccatttttatGTACTTGTGTGTACTAATAATGCGATAACTTACATTACAATTTACATTGCGATATATGTGTCTATACATATTTGagtaaattatttcttgaaaaaagcAAGCTTTGCCTAATATGAATGTATTTATGGCCATCTCTTATTACTACACTTAGAAGCGTCATGATACTTGcctgaaaataatgaatatgatCGGACACGATCATTAATtgaaaagcaataaaaaaattctcaaatattatttatacatcttTAGGGAAAAGGTACTGGATCAGGACATAGAACTTTACTTTACGGCAATGCTATACTTCTAAGGCATCTAAACAGCGATATGGTacgttaattaaaagatttgcTTAATACGATAGCATATATGTTTtgaattattcattcattcattctgtTGTTTCAGTATTTGGCATGTTTGTCAACGAGTTCTTCGAACGATAAGCTCGCTTTTGACGTAGGTTTACAACAACACTCTCAAGGTTAATTAAGCAAAtcaatatctattatatatttcaatattattaacgtaCGAATACGTATGgtaataatacgtatataacaACTTGTTGTATAGGTGAAGCTTGTTGGTGGACAGTGCATCCAGCCTCAAAACAAAGATCAGAAGGTGAAAAGGTCCGAGTAGGCGACGATCTAATTCTTGTGTCGGTAGCTACCGAGAGATATTTGgtaagaaaatagatatacgaatatgtattaattattttattttattaatatcttcataccgtaatcgttaatatatctttttttttatcgttatagcacacaacgaaagaaaatggttTATCAGTAGTGAATGCATCGTTTCATGTGACACACTGGTCGGTACAACCTTATGGTACTGGTATCAGTAGAATGAAATACGTAGGATATGTTTTTGGTGGAGACGTTTTAAGATTTTTTCATGGTGGCGACGAGTGTCTTACTATTCCTTCGACATGGAATACATCACCTAATCAAAAGTATTGTGTTGTTTATCGTTCATTAttgatatacatttatataaatatattgatatatatttatataaaaataatcattcttttttacatattttacacAGTATCGTAACTTACGAAGGAGGAAGCGTTATGAGCCAAGCAAGATCCTTGTGGAGATTAGAATTAGCGAGAACTAAATGGGCAGGTGGTTTTATCAACTGGTTGCATCCAATGCGTATAAGACATTTAACCACTGGCCGATATCTtggagtaaaagaaaataacgaactATATTTGGTGGATAGGTATTTATGTCATCTTCaccaattattatttctgacattgtttttttttagttttaatcaatatgctacatttataatactaattataGAAACGAGGCAACGATAGAAACTTCTACTTTCTGGCTGAGACAAGAAAAGGatgatcaaaaaataattcttgagGATAAAGATTTAGAAGTTATTGGAATGCCGATTATTAAATATGGTGACTCGACGGTTATTATGCAACATGCTACAACGTGTCTATGGGTGTCTTATAAggtataaataatgttattttattactattaatagaatatcactatataggtatatttgtttttaagtcgggtttttttctttaacgattatttcagtcatacgaaacaaaaaagaaaggcgtgggaaaagtagaagagaagCAGGCGGTATTgcacgaagaaggaaaaatggaCGATGGTTTAGATTTTTCACGTTctcaagaagaagaatctaGAACGGCCCGTGTTATTAGAAAATGTAGTAGCTTGTTCACGCAGTTTATTACGTaagcatttttattatttaagaatttgcttatttattgatattacgttattatataattgagagatattaaaagttgataaaaaatatcttttagagGCTTAGAAAATTTGCAAGTTGATAGAAGAGCATCGATgttttttcaaaatgtaaaTCTCAATGAAATGGTGATGTGTCTGGAAGATTTAATCAATTACTTTGCTCAACCTGAAGACGATATGGGTAAGAGCGTaacattattgattttataggAAAAGCGAAAcgacaattataaaatataaataaattctttcagaacacgaagaaaaacaaaatagatttCGGGCACTTAGGAATCGTCAGGATCTATTTCAAGAAGAGGGAATATTAAATCTCATTTTGGAAgctatagataaaataaatgtgattACTTCTCAAGGCTTTCTTGTGGCACTTTCGGGAGATGAAAGTGGTCAAGCGTGGGATCAAATTTCTGGTTACCTTTATCAATTATTAGCAGCTATAATCAAAGGAAACCATACCAATTGCGCTCAATTTGCAAATAGCAATCGTTTGAACTGGTTGTTCAGCCGTTTAGGTTCGCAGGCGTCCAGTGAAGGCACTGGAATGCTGGATGTACTTCACTGCGTTCTTATTGATTCGCCCGAAGCTCTGAATATGATGAGGGTACTTACAATTTTTTACAGTTTGACAGGAAACATATTTATGACGGAACATACTTCACGTTTGATTCGTTTTTTAGGATGAACATATAAAAGTGATAATCTCGCTTCTTGAGAAACATGGCAGGGATCCAAAAGTTTTGGATGTGTTATGTTCGCTTTGCGTGGGCAACGGAGTTGCTGTACGATCATCACAGAATAATATCTGTGATTTTTTACTTCCTGGAAAAAACTTACTTCTTCAGACGCAACTGGTTGATCATGTTGCTAGTATCAGACCAAACATATTTGTTGGTAGAG is a genomic window containing:
- the LOC124957762 gene encoding ER membrane protein complex subunit 6 isoform X2 is translated as MLGKIKTKQEKGEIIAYSETAVMNNAAVVEYCRISMAALSGGTAGLLGLTGLYGFGFYIFAVFGLWAMLLLKAGGQWKKYFISRRNLLTSGFFGGLFTYVLFWTFLYGMVHVY
- the LOC124957762 gene encoding ER membrane protein complex subunit 6 isoform X1, which gives rise to MLGKIKTKQEKGEIIAYSETAVMNNAAVVEYCRISMAALSGGTAGLLGLTGLYGFGFYIFAVFGLWAMLLLKAGGQWKKYFISRRNLLTSGFFGGLFFPIWYGSCLLKKRYIKYTYFIMK